In one Acidobacteriota bacterium genomic region, the following are encoded:
- the folE gene encoding GTP cyclohydrolase I FolE: MTNSKKAIEREGLAKRNAFDGSKVEAGVRLILEGIGEDPARPGIEGTPRRVAVMYEEICAGLHNDPREFLHVLPSETHDEMVIVKDIPLYSICEHHLLPFFGVAHIAYIPKDGRIVGLSKLARVADLMARKPQIQERLATEIADLLDEMLRPTGVMVVIEAEHMCIEMRGIKKPGAKAVTSALRGGFLKDQRTRAEAMALIRDHDR; the protein is encoded by the coding sequence ATGACGAACTCGAAGAAAGCAATCGAACGGGAGGGGCTGGCGAAGCGGAATGCCTTTGATGGATCGAAGGTCGAAGCGGGCGTGCGGTTGATCCTCGAAGGCATCGGCGAAGACCCGGCCCGCCCTGGCATTGAGGGGACGCCGCGACGAGTTGCGGTCATGTATGAAGAGATATGCGCCGGCTTGCACAACGATCCGCGCGAGTTCCTTCACGTGTTGCCCTCTGAGACTCACGACGAGATGGTGATCGTCAAAGACATACCTCTGTATTCGATCTGCGAGCATCATCTGTTGCCGTTCTTTGGAGTGGCGCACATCGCTTACATACCGAAGGACGGGCGAATCGTGGGGCTGTCAAAGCTCGCTCGCGTAGCCGACCTGATGGCGCGAAAGCCTCAGATTCAAGAACGGCTGGCCACCGAGATTGCCGACTTGCTGGACGAGATGCTGCGCCCGACTGGAGTGATGGTCGTCATCGAAGCCGAGCATATGTGCATCGAGATGCGGGGCATCAAGAAGCCGGGAGCGAAGGCGGTCACAAGCGCGTTGCGAGGAGGCTTCTTGAAGGACCAACGCACACGCGCGGAAGCGATGGCGCTTATTCGGGATCACGACAGGTAA
- the mpl gene encoding UDP-N-acetylmuramate:L-alanyl-gamma-D-glutamyl-meso-diaminopimelate ligase, whose translation MIGICGTAMASLAGVLVEQGHKVTGSDENVYPPMSLELQRLGIPVREGYNPENLSERPDVVVVGNAITRGNPELEFALNERMFYTSMAAVVKDNFIRGRHSIVVAGTHGKTTTTSLMAWAMERAGARPSFLIGGVAENFNSSFRVADGPYFIIEGDEYDTAYFDKGPKFMHYLPDTVILNNVEFDHADIYRDIDAVKFAFSRLVNLIPGRGQLIAGWDSDLVRELAPRAFCRVESFGIDGDARWRADDVSFSTEMTEFTVRVEGREFGRYTCPLAGLFNVRNCLGVIAACEVLGLDRNAVTEAIAEFKSVKRRLEVRGHVRGITVIDDFAHHPTAVRETLLAARAKYPGRRIVAIFEPRSYTAQIRLFQQQFEIALAEADEIIIARLFHPERYTAETAISPAEMLEHLRIRGREAHYIASPDEIVLDLAPRLRGDEVVVIMSNGSFGGIHDKMLNALRETQASAQVEG comes from the coding sequence TTGATTGGGATATGCGGCACGGCCATGGCCTCGCTCGCTGGGGTGCTCGTCGAACAAGGACACAAAGTCACCGGTTCAGATGAGAACGTTTACCCACCGATGTCGCTCGAGTTGCAACGCCTCGGGATTCCAGTGCGCGAGGGCTACAACCCGGAGAACCTTTCCGAGCGGCCCGATGTCGTCGTCGTAGGCAACGCAATCACGCGGGGCAATCCTGAACTCGAGTTCGCGCTCAACGAGAGGATGTTCTACACCTCGATGGCCGCAGTCGTTAAGGACAACTTTATTCGAGGCCGCCACTCAATCGTTGTTGCCGGGACGCATGGCAAGACTACGACGACTTCATTGATGGCATGGGCCATGGAACGCGCCGGTGCACGGCCGTCGTTTCTGATCGGTGGTGTAGCGGAGAACTTCAACTCCTCGTTCCGCGTTGCAGACGGCCCTTACTTCATAATCGAAGGCGATGAGTACGACACCGCGTACTTCGACAAAGGGCCGAAGTTCATGCACTATCTGCCTGACACCGTAATCCTGAACAACGTCGAGTTCGATCACGCGGATATCTACCGCGATATCGATGCAGTAAAATTCGCATTTAGCCGCCTGGTCAATCTGATTCCCGGGCGTGGGCAATTGATAGCGGGATGGGACTCTGATCTGGTGAGAGAGCTTGCGCCGCGCGCATTCTGCCGCGTAGAGAGCTTTGGTATCGATGGTGACGCAAGGTGGCGCGCGGACGATGTTAGTTTTTCAACCGAGATGACGGAATTCACGGTGCGAGTCGAAGGACGCGAGTTCGGCCGCTACACATGCCCCCTCGCCGGTCTGTTCAACGTGCGCAACTGCCTGGGCGTCATAGCAGCCTGCGAGGTGCTTGGCCTCGATCGAAACGCAGTCACCGAGGCAATCGCGGAATTCAAAAGCGTCAAGCGCCGCCTGGAAGTCCGAGGACACGTTCGCGGAATCACAGTGATCGATGACTTCGCGCATCACCCAACCGCGGTGCGCGAGACTCTACTAGCCGCCCGCGCAAAATATCCTGGCCGCCGCATCGTCGCGATTTTCGAGCCTCGCTCTTACACGGCGCAGATAAGGCTTTTTCAGCAGCAGTTCGAAATCGCGCTTGCTGAAGCTGACGAAATAATTATCGCCCGCCTGTTTCACCCCGAGCGTTACACGGCGGAAACCGCGATCTCGCCCGCCGAGATGTTAGAGCATCTCCGCATCCGCGGTCGTGAAGCTCACTACATTGCTTCGCCTGATGAGATCGTCCTCGATCTCGCGCCACGCCTGAGAGGCGACGAGGTTGTGGTGATAATGTCGAACGGCTCGTTTGGCGGGATCCACGACAAGATGCTCAACGCGCTTCGTGAGACTCAGGCAAGCGCGCAAGTGGAAGGCTAA
- a CDS encoding helix-turn-helix transcriptional regulator: protein MTKKTNFDRYLKEQLRDPAFAARFERAGEAWDVALQIAALRQQAGLSQKDLAKLLKTSQQQISRLESPVYEGHSLSMLRRVADALQARVCIVFEPATSRKEKRVAESAAKYGAKRAAAKRK from the coding sequence ATGACTAAGAAGACCAATTTCGACCGTTACCTCAAGGAGCAACTAAGGGACCCAGCTTTTGCAGCCCGCTTCGAGCGCGCCGGCGAGGCTTGGGATGTGGCGCTGCAAATCGCCGCGCTCCGCCAGCAGGCCGGACTTTCTCAGAAGGACCTAGCCAAGCTTCTCAAGACCTCGCAGCAGCAGATCAGCCGCCTTGAGTCCCCCGTCTACGAAGGCCACTCCCTTAGTATGCTGCGCCGCGTTGCCGACGCGCTGCAGGCGCGGGTTTGCATCGTATTCGAACCGGCGACGAGTAGAAAGGAAAAGCGGGTAGCAGAATCCGCCGCGAAGTACGGCGCGAAGCGTGCAGCAGCAAAACGGAAATGA
- a CDS encoding type II toxin-antitoxin system RelE/ParE family toxin, whose protein sequence is MDFIVEFYETEAGTCPVREFLDDLKASDPEDFAAVVAGLAKLRSRQYHREPLSKAVGDGLFELRHVGELNTRVLWFFAKNRRIVAAHGIRNKARAIPARDLRLARERMRQWRKRAE, encoded by the coding sequence ATGGACTTCATAGTAGAGTTTTACGAGACCGAAGCAGGAACGTGTCCCGTGCGTGAGTTTCTGGACGACTTGAAAGCTAGCGATCCAGAGGACTTCGCGGCGGTCGTCGCAGGTCTTGCAAAGTTGCGGAGCCGCCAGTATCACCGGGAGCCATTGTCCAAGGCGGTTGGGGACGGGCTGTTTGAACTGCGCCACGTGGGCGAGCTCAATACCCGCGTGTTGTGGTTCTTCGCCAAGAATCGCCGGATCGTCGCGGCGCACGGGATCCGCAACAAAGCCCGGGCCATCCCGGCTCGCGATCTGCGGCTCGCGAGGGAACGGATGCGCCAGTGGCGCAAGAGAGCAGAATGA
- the metG gene encoding methionine--tRNA ligase, which translates to MGENTFYVTTPIYYVNAKPHIGHAYPTLVADTLTRFYRQRGIDSYFLTGTDEHGINIERAAAARGIEVKQQVNEIVDEFKSAFASLGIEYDQWIRTTDPRHEAAVQKLWRILDERGHIYKSRYEGWYCGNCNEYKDVDDKIAEPLCPIHERPLERLAEESYFFRLSEFQRPLLEHYEKHPEFVQPDVRRNEVISFVAGGLKDLSISRVSVKWGVPVPGDPAHTIYVWLDALSNYITALGWGSDQHELMDRYWPALHLVGKDILRFHAVYWPAFLMGAGIELPRTVFAHGMLLRGGQKMGKTLGNAIDLGVLKKHFAPDLIRYFLLREVAFGQDGEVTYQALIDRVNSDLADGLGNLASRTLTMIKNYFGGVPPRPGCDSAEEPTDVRLRINDAKRKFDEEFNALNFSRALEAAWTGIAGVDKFISDNQPWKLAKDASARPQLESVLATAYEALRHLVLVVAPALPATSREIWSQMGLAGDPLRIDPNEAKWGESVDASKIDRISPAFPKLDKGKIMAEIENESAAPVGEQAKPQESAGQQAASESAAPTGQQAATSEGSATADRQAGMPALPGQIITIDDFAKVELRAATVLEAEKVPKADKLLRLIVDVGEAQPRQILAGIAEHYTPEDVVGRKIIVVANLAPRKLRGLESNGMLLAASIEESGRPVLATFGEEVPNGARLK; encoded by the coding sequence ATGGGAGAGAACACCTTCTACGTAACAACGCCGATCTACTACGTTAATGCGAAGCCACATATCGGACACGCGTATCCGACCCTGGTCGCCGACACTCTCACGAGGTTCTACCGGCAGCGCGGAATCGATTCATACTTCCTGACCGGCACCGATGAACACGGCATCAACATCGAGCGAGCTGCCGCTGCGCGCGGTATCGAGGTCAAGCAGCAGGTCAATGAAATCGTCGACGAGTTCAAAAGTGCGTTTGCTTCACTTGGAATCGAATATGACCAGTGGATTCGCACCACCGATCCGCGGCACGAGGCTGCCGTTCAAAAGCTCTGGCGAATACTCGACGAACGCGGCCACATCTACAAATCGAGATACGAGGGATGGTACTGCGGAAACTGCAATGAGTACAAAGATGTGGATGACAAGATCGCCGAGCCGCTCTGTCCGATCCATGAACGGCCGCTTGAACGGCTTGCCGAGGAAAGTTACTTCTTCAGACTGTCTGAGTTTCAGAGGCCGTTGCTCGAACACTACGAGAAGCACCCTGAGTTTGTGCAGCCGGATGTCCGGCGCAATGAAGTGATCTCGTTTGTCGCGGGCGGGCTCAAGGACCTCTCGATAAGCCGCGTTTCGGTGAAGTGGGGAGTTCCGGTTCCCGGCGACCCGGCCCACACGATATATGTTTGGCTGGATGCGCTATCCAACTACATCACCGCGCTTGGATGGGGCAGCGATCAACACGAGTTGATGGATCGTTATTGGCCGGCATTGCACCTGGTCGGAAAAGACATTCTCAGGTTTCATGCAGTCTACTGGCCTGCGTTCTTGATGGGGGCGGGCATCGAGTTGCCGCGCACGGTCTTTGCACACGGAATGTTGCTGCGCGGCGGGCAGAAGATGGGCAAGACGCTGGGCAACGCCATCGACCTGGGCGTGCTCAAGAAACATTTCGCTCCGGATCTAATCCGCTACTTCCTCCTCAGAGAAGTCGCGTTCGGTCAGGATGGCGAGGTCACGTATCAAGCGCTGATCGATCGCGTCAATTCAGACCTTGCAGATGGGCTGGGAAATCTGGCGAGCCGCACGCTCACGATGATCAAGAACTATTTCGGTGGGGTCCCGCCGCGTCCTGGGTGTGATAGTGCCGAAGAGCCCACGGACGTCAGGCTGCGGATAAATGACGCGAAGCGAAAGTTCGACGAAGAATTCAACGCGCTGAATTTTTCACGCGCGCTCGAAGCTGCATGGACGGGGATTGCAGGAGTGGACAAGTTCATCAGCGACAACCAGCCGTGGAAGCTCGCGAAGGATGCTTCTGCGCGGCCCCAGCTCGAAAGCGTGCTTGCAACCGCGTACGAAGCGTTGCGCCATCTCGTTTTGGTTGTTGCTCCGGCTTTGCCGGCGACATCGCGTGAGATATGGAGTCAGATGGGGCTCGCGGGTGATCCGCTCCGAATCGATCCGAACGAAGCAAAGTGGGGCGAGTCCGTTGACGCGTCAAAGATCGATCGCATCAGTCCGGCATTTCCAAAACTCGATAAGGGAAAAATAATGGCAGAGATCGAAAACGAAAGCGCGGCGCCAGTCGGTGAGCAGGCTAAGCCACAAGAGAGCGCCGGGCAACAAGCGGCAAGTGAAAGTGCCGCACCCACAGGGCAACAAGCAGCGACAAGCGAAGGCTCTGCGACGGCTGACCGGCAGGCAGGGATGCCTGCGCTCCCAGGGCAAATAATCACTATCGATGATTTCGCTAAGGTGGAGTTGCGGGCGGCGACTGTGCTCGAGGCAGAGAAGGTCCCCAAGGCCGACAAGCTGCTGCGATTGATTGTTGATGTTGGTGAAGCGCAGCCGCGACAGATTCTCGCCGGCATAGCGGAGCACTACACGCCGGAGGATGTTGTGGGCCGCAAGATAATCGTCGTGGCGAACCTGGCTCCTCGCAAGCTGCGCGGACTCGAGTCTAACGGAATGCTGTTGGCAGCCTCGATTGAAGAGAGCGGACGGCCGGTGCTGGCGACATTCGGTGAAGAGGTGCCGAACGGCGCGCGGTTGAAGTAA
- a CDS encoding DUF1232 domain-containing protein — protein sequence MSDKRKMRKKMRELLLFIPNLMGLLIGLLRDERVSQADKAILAGIVMYVIVPIDIIPDFIPFIGQVDDSYLLAISILRLLNRADRRVVMDHWKGQGNIKELVDSIARIAEFFLPKPVKNVLRGRIEPKSPLTVVADAPAGGPS from the coding sequence ATGTCCGATAAGCGGAAGATGAGAAAAAAGATGCGGGAGCTGTTGCTCTTCATTCCAAACCTGATGGGATTGTTGATCGGCTTGTTACGAGATGAGCGCGTTTCTCAAGCCGACAAAGCAATCCTTGCGGGCATAGTCATGTACGTAATCGTCCCGATTGACATTATTCCCGACTTCATTCCCTTCATCGGCCAGGTGGACGATTCTTACCTTCTTGCGATTTCAATATTGAGGCTCTTGAACCGCGCCGACCGCAGAGTTGTTATGGATCACTGGAAGGGTCAGGGCAACATAAAGGAACTGGTCGATAGCATCGCGCGGATCGCCGAGTTCTTCCTGCCGAAGCCGGTCAAGAATGTCTTACGAGGGCGCATAGAGCCAAAAAGCCCGCTGACTGTCGTCGCCGATGCGCCGGCCGGGGGCCCTAGCTAA
- a CDS encoding alcohol dehydrogenase catalytic domain-containing protein → MKALRFDESLKLVRDAPVPRREGEALVQVICAGICNTDLEIAKGYAAFRGTLGHEFVGRVVDSPDPSLNERRVVGEINAGCGQCALCLEGDPRHCAARTVLGIKGRDGAFAEFLSLPVCNLVELPESVSDEAAVFVEPLAAAFSILDRVNINSSHEVAVVGDGKLAQLVVLVMAQTGCSLTVVGKHKNKLDLARSFYAHCSTMDARALNQECKARFDVAIDVSGSPSGLATALEIVKPIGTVVLKSTHHGATSLDTSKIVVNEVTIVGSRCGRFQPAIELIASGRVDLSPLISRRLPLEDGLLAFEEAAAKENMKVILQIA, encoded by the coding sequence GTGAAAGCTCTAAGGTTCGATGAAAGTCTCAAGCTTGTACGCGACGCGCCGGTCCCACGGCGCGAGGGAGAAGCGCTGGTCCAAGTGATCTGCGCCGGCATTTGCAATACCGACCTTGAAATCGCGAAAGGCTACGCCGCGTTCAGGGGAACGTTGGGGCACGAGTTCGTAGGCCGCGTGGTTGACTCGCCCGATCCCTCGCTTAATGAGCGGAGAGTTGTAGGAGAGATCAACGCCGGGTGCGGCCAGTGTGCGTTGTGTCTGGAAGGCGACCCCAGACACTGCGCGGCCCGGACGGTGCTTGGAATCAAGGGGCGCGATGGGGCCTTCGCTGAGTTCTTGTCGCTTCCGGTTTGCAATCTGGTTGAGCTACCAGAATCGGTGAGCGATGAAGCAGCCGTGTTCGTTGAGCCGCTTGCAGCCGCATTCAGCATTCTCGACCGAGTTAACATCAACAGTTCCCACGAAGTTGCGGTGGTAGGAGACGGCAAGCTCGCGCAGCTCGTCGTATTGGTGATGGCTCAGACGGGGTGCTCGCTGACCGTCGTCGGAAAGCACAAAAACAAGTTGGACCTTGCGCGAAGCTTTTACGCTCATTGCTCCACGATGGACGCCCGCGCACTCAATCAGGAATGCAAAGCGCGGTTCGACGTTGCAATAGATGTAAGCGGATCGCCGTCAGGACTTGCGACTGCGTTGGAGATTGTTAAGCCAATAGGAACAGTTGTCCTGAAGTCCACACATCATGGAGCTACATCGCTGGACACGTCTAAAATCGTCGTTAACGAAGTGACCATAGTCGGCTCGCGTTGCGGGCGCTTCCAACCGGCGATAGAACTCATTGCCAGCGGCCGCGTAGATTTGAGCCCGTTGATATCGCGGCGACTGCCGCTTGAAGACGGCTTGCTTGCATTCGAAGAGGCGGCAGCCAAGGAGAACATGAAGGTCATCTTACAAATTGCTTGA
- a CDS encoding HU family DNA-binding protein produces MNQGDLIEKVAKRASISKAEAERAINAVKEAIADSLRKNDKVTLVGFGTFAVSHRRARRGHNPYTAERIRIPATKAVRFSAGKQLKEAVNKRKK; encoded by the coding sequence ATGAACCAGGGCGATTTGATCGAGAAGGTGGCAAAGCGGGCCTCGATCAGCAAGGCGGAGGCCGAAAGAGCGATCAATGCGGTGAAGGAGGCAATCGCTGATAGTCTGCGAAAAAACGACAAGGTAACTCTGGTCGGCTTTGGCACATTCGCTGTATCACATCGCAGAGCGCGCCGGGGACATAACCCGTACACGGCGGAGCGAATAAGAATACCGGCTACCAAGGCGGTCAGATTCAGCGCGGGGAAGCAGCTCAAAGAAGCCGTCAACAAGCGGAAGAAATAG
- the efp gene encoding elongation factor P, which yields MALIAANELKRKLLIEVDGQPYVVLDVFFASPTARGAATMVRTKLRHLLTGAVLEKSFRSSEKFGEPDVELAPASFLYSDADGFHFMDEKSYEQFTFSAEAVGADAGYLKEGVTLEVLRYNGTPVSLQLPQFVDLAVATAELGLRGDTAAGGATKQATLETGLAVRVPLFIKEGEVVRVNTQTGEVSGRA from the coding sequence ATGGCGCTCATTGCAGCCAACGAACTAAAACGCAAACTACTGATCGAGGTTGACGGGCAGCCCTATGTGGTCCTCGACGTTTTCTTTGCATCGCCGACGGCGCGCGGCGCAGCGACGATGGTACGTACGAAGTTGCGTCACTTATTGACGGGCGCGGTCCTGGAAAAGAGCTTCCGTTCGAGCGAGAAGTTTGGGGAACCGGATGTTGAGCTAGCGCCCGCCTCTTTTCTTTACAGTGACGCGGACGGTTTTCATTTCATGGATGAGAAGAGTTACGAGCAGTTTACGTTCTCAGCCGAAGCGGTCGGCGCTGATGCCGGCTATCTCAAAGAGGGTGTGACTCTAGAGGTATTGAGATACAACGGCACTCCTGTTTCGCTTCAACTGCCGCAGTTCGTCGATCTCGCGGTAGCCACTGCAGAGTTAGGGCTCCGCGGCGACACGGCAGCCGGAGGAGCAACCAAGCAAGCGACATTGGAGACCGGTCTCGCCGTGCGGGTTCCGCTTTTTATCAAAGAGGGTGAAGTCGTCCGCGTTAACACACAAACGGGCGAAGTGTCCGGCCGAGCGTAG
- the ruvB gene encoding Holliday junction branch migration DNA helicase RuvB codes for MVEDRIISAGADGDEEKQFELSLRPKWLREYIGQHKAKENLSIFIQAARKRGQALDHVLLYGPPGLGKTTLAHIIANEMGSDIKSTAGPVIERAGDLAALLTNLGEGDVLFIDEIHRLNPTIEEVLYPAMEDYQLDIIIGQGPSARSIKLELPKFTLVGATTRAGLISAPLRGRFGIPLHLDFYPVADLEVIVNRSADILGVKVDATGALEIARRSRGTPRIANRLLRRVRDIAEVLHDGDVTGDVAARALDRMEVDTFGLDEVDRKLLLTIIEKFDGGPVGLGTLSAAISEEKDAIEEIYEPYLLQIGFLNRTPRGRTATRLAYEHLGLDFRKTGGHADQATLF; via the coding sequence ATGGTGGAAGACAGGATCATTTCCGCAGGCGCTGATGGCGACGAGGAGAAACAGTTTGAGTTGAGCCTGCGACCCAAATGGCTGCGCGAGTACATCGGGCAACACAAGGCCAAAGAGAATCTATCGATCTTCATTCAAGCGGCTCGCAAACGCGGACAAGCTCTTGATCACGTTCTGCTCTACGGTCCGCCGGGATTGGGGAAAACAACGCTCGCGCACATCATCGCCAACGAGATGGGCAGCGACATTAAATCCACCGCCGGGCCGGTGATCGAGAGGGCCGGTGACCTTGCGGCGCTGTTGACGAATCTCGGCGAGGGCGACGTGTTGTTCATAGACGAGATTCACCGGCTCAACCCGACCATCGAAGAAGTGTTGTACCCGGCGATGGAAGATTATCAGTTGGACATTATTATCGGGCAGGGACCTTCGGCTCGATCCATAAAGTTGGAACTGCCGAAGTTCACGCTGGTAGGGGCAACCACCCGCGCCGGGCTCATCAGCGCGCCGCTGCGTGGGCGATTCGGCATTCCGCTCCATCTGGATTTCTATCCCGTCGCTGATTTGGAAGTGATAGTGAACCGCTCAGCCGACATCCTCGGTGTAAAGGTCGACGCCACAGGTGCGCTCGAGATAGCCAGGCGGTCGCGCGGCACTCCGCGAATTGCAAATCGCTTGCTGCGCCGCGTCCGTGACATTGCCGAGGTGCTTCACGACGGAGACGTAACCGGCGATGTGGCTGCCAGGGCGCTTGATCGCATGGAGGTGGACACGTTCGGGCTCGATGAAGTTGATCGCAAACTTCTGCTAACGATCATAGAGAAGTTTGACGGCGGGCCGGTGGGACTGGGAACGCTTTCGGCCGCCATCAGCGAAGAAAAAGATGCGATCGAGGAGATCTACGAACCTTACCTTTTACAGATCGGGTTTCTGAATCGCACGCCGCGCGGGCGCACGGCTACCCGCCTCGCCTACGAACACCTCGGGCTGGATTTCAGGAAGACCGGCGGCCACGCCGACCAGGCGACGCTGTTCTAG
- a CDS encoding STAS domain-containing protein: MMRRPTKAISRKADSVRIIKITGRLDPGEGPDQLFEMVQGFLEEDEISFLLDLRSVTYISSTGVGSLIKSYRSVLKQKGHLKLLSPSQSVRNILAISRLDGVFEIFSDESEALASFKDTKA, from the coding sequence ATGATGAGACGCCCTACTAAAGCAATTAGCAGAAAAGCGGACTCAGTCCGCATCATCAAGATAACCGGGCGCCTTGACCCCGGCGAAGGACCCGATCAGCTCTTCGAAATGGTACAAGGCTTTTTGGAGGAAGACGAGATCAGTTTCTTGCTTGATCTGCGGAGCGTGACTTACATCAGCAGCACCGGGGTCGGTAGTCTGATCAAGTCCTACCGTTCGGTGCTAAAACAGAAAGGCCATCTGAAGTTGCTTTCTCCTTCGCAGTCGGTGAGAAACATTCTGGCTATTTCGAGGCTTGATGGTGTGTTCGAAATCTTCTCTGACGAGAGCGAAGCGCTGGCGAGCTTTAAGGACACAAAGGCCTGA
- the larC gene encoding nickel pincer cofactor biosynthesis protein LarC codes for MRVVYFDCFAGVSGDMTIGAQIDLGVDLESLKQQLSSLQLSGYELNSRRVQRSGIAATKFDVEIDQRAQPERTLADIRSLILGSSVSEQVKDRAVRVFERLAEAEARVHGTTPDKVHFHEVGSVDSIIDIVGAMVGFELLGVERFFCSPLRVGSGSVQTQHGRLPVPAPATAELLRGVTVYAGEIEGEFVTPTGAAIVATLCEEFGAMPQIKVAGVGYGAGTRDPKSFPNALRLMIGEMEEPKSGVGGISENAGEGNAALKVDETIAVVETNIDDMNPQVYGFVMERAFALGALDVFMIPAQMKKDRPGVLFTILCRPEASEAMIELLLVETTTLGVRYYEAKRRVLERAIEEVDTEYGRVRIKVARDGARTLHFQPEYDDCARLAVETNTPLLEVQAAASAAYRNKLNQLD; via the coding sequence ATGCGAGTCGTGTACTTCGACTGCTTTGCTGGGGTGAGCGGCGATATGACAATCGGCGCGCAGATAGATCTGGGCGTCGATCTCGAATCGCTCAAGCAACAACTCTCGTCGCTCCAACTTTCTGGTTATGAACTAAACAGCCGGCGCGTGCAGCGAAGCGGGATCGCGGCGACCAAGTTCGATGTCGAAATCGATCAGAGAGCGCAGCCGGAGAGAACGCTTGCCGACATTCGGTCGCTGATACTCGGATCGAGCGTATCGGAGCAGGTGAAGGATCGAGCGGTTCGAGTCTTTGAACGCCTGGCCGAAGCTGAAGCCCGAGTTCACGGGACGACGCCAGACAAAGTTCACTTTCACGAAGTGGGCTCGGTTGATTCGATCATCGACATCGTAGGCGCGATGGTCGGTTTCGAGCTGCTCGGCGTCGAGCGGTTCTTCTGCTCGCCACTGAGGGTCGGAAGCGGGTCAGTGCAGACGCAACATGGACGATTGCCGGTTCCTGCTCCGGCTACGGCGGAACTTCTACGCGGCGTCACGGTGTACGCGGGTGAAATTGAAGGCGAGTTTGTCACGCCGACCGGCGCCGCGATCGTGGCGACTCTTTGCGAAGAGTTTGGGGCGATGCCGCAGATTAAGGTGGCCGGCGTCGGGTATGGCGCCGGAACTCGCGATCCTAAAAGTTTTCCGAATGCGTTGCGACTGATGATTGGTGAGATGGAAGAGCCGAAGAGTGGTGTCGGCGGGATTTCTGAAAACGCCGGGGAAGGGAATGCCGCGTTGAAAGTAGACGAGACGATTGCAGTCGTCGAGACCAACATCGATGACATGAACCCGCAGGTCTACGGCTTCGTGATGGAGCGCGCGTTCGCGCTCGGAGCGCTTGATGTGTTCATGATTCCGGCTCAGATGAAAAAAGACAGGCCGGGTGTTCTTTTCACGATTCTGTGCCGGCCTGAAGCGTCGGAGGCAATGATCGAGCTGCTGCTTGTTGAGACTACAACGCTGGGCGTTCGCTACTACGAAGCGAAGCGACGTGTGCTGGAGCGCGCAATCGAAGAAGTCGACACTGAGTACGGGCGGGTGCGCATAAAGGTAGCGCGTGACGGCGCTCGCACGCTACACTTTCAGCCTGAATACGATGATTGCGCGCGACTGGCGGTTGAGACGAATACGCCGCTGCTTGAAGTGCAAGCGGCCGCTAGCGCCGCGTATAGAAACAAATTGAACCAACTCGATTAA